A portion of the Melanotaenia boesemani isolate fMelBoe1 chromosome 2, fMelBoe1.pri, whole genome shotgun sequence genome contains these proteins:
- the LOC121653396 gene encoding rano class II histocompatibility antigen, A beta chain-like — protein MHIHHVFCLVFSLFSPVFSNEDYYQVRACCTYKGPHFEDIEYILIGSFNKHIMMEYNSTRGNWTGFSPYSLLLSKLWNGDPYDGLERKFEKKMLCEANVHYFQSLGNLSTTPTVNIKLVKQPSSGHPAMLVCSTYNFYPKQIRMTWLRNKQEVITGVSYSDVMADGEFYYQMHLFLEYTPTSRENITCMVEHFSLSEPKIVVWDDSLPAEAQIQITVGMCGLIFGLIILSSGLIYYKKESVVHVTFCRATQRSIPVEHIPTVGATAPL, from the exons ATGCACATTCaccatgtgttttgtttggttttctctcttttcagtcCAG ttttctcCAATGAAGATTACTACCAGGTCAGAGCATGTTGTACATACAAGGGCCCACACTTTGAAGATATAGAGTATATACTTATAGgtagttttaataaacacattatGATGGAGTACAACAGCACAAGAGGCAACTGGACTGGATTCTCGCCTTATTCACTATTGTTGTCAAAACTTTGGAACGGTGATCCATATGATGGACTTGAAAgaaaatttgaaaagaaaatgttgtgtGAAGCCAATGTACACTATTTCCAAAGCCTAG GAAATCTCTCAACAACCCCCACTGTCAACATTAAGTTAGTGAAGCAGCCCAGCAGTGGACACCCAGCCATGCTTGTATGCAGCACCTATAACTTCTACCCAAAGCAAATCAGGATGACGTGGTTGCGAAACAAACAAGAAGTAATAACAGGAGTCAGTTATTCTGATGTGATGGCTGATGGGGAATTTTACTACCAGATGCATTTATTCCTGGAGTACACTCCGACTTCAAGAGAAAACATCACCTGCATGGTTGAACACTTCAGTCTTTCTGAACCAAAAATTGTGGTCTGGG ATGACTCCCTCCCTGCTGAAGCACAAATTCAAATTACTGTTGGAATGTGTGGACTCATCTTTGGTTTAATTATTCTGAGCTCTGGATTGATTTATTATAAGAAAGAATCTGTTGTACATGTTACATTCTGCCGAG CAACACAAAGATCGATTCCTGTGGAACACATCCCTACAGTGGGAGCAACGGCGCCGCTTTAA